The Methanocaldococcus jannaschii DSM 2661 genome has a segment encoding these proteins:
- a CDS encoding ATP-binding protein — MKFFDREREINEILGILDETPDNIYFIYGPINSGKTTLMMEIINRLKDDKKYRIFYYNLRGVRISSYSDFFDIMFEIREDNKFKQMVKDADVLVEGIKFIEKTAKLFNESIILPSDLAKVILSKQKGFDVFRYLERVFREMNKKGLKPVIIIDELQRLKGLKSNGELIDDLFNFFVRLTKELHITHCFCLSSDSLFIEYVYDRAELRGRADYILVDDFDKETALKFMDFLSEDILGRKLSEDEKELIYSYVGGKPKDVYDVIIKLKLGKELKDILEFMLKEEIQKLKYFLEDVKEDDEELYNKIVDALKIFKENYEIEDIKIPKNIREFLVKKNILFLNPIEGTLKPQSFLVWNAIKKLLNGH; from the coding sequence ATGAAATTCTTTGATAGGGAGAGGGAGATTAATGAAATTTTGGGCATTTTGGATGAAACTCCAGATAATATCTACTTCATCTACGGCCCTATAAACAGTGGGAAAACTACTCTAATGATGGAGATAATCAACAGATTAAAAGATGACAAAAAATATAGAATCTTCTACTATAATCTAAGAGGAGTTAGAATATCATCTTATAGTGATTTTTTTGATATAATGTTTGAAATTAGGGAGGATAACAAATTTAAACAGATGGTAAAAGATGCTGATGTTTTAGTTGAAGGCATCAAATTTATAGAAAAAACAGCAAAACTGTTCAATGAGAGCATTATTCTCCCTTCTGACTTGGCAAAAGTTATTCTATCCAAACAGAAGGGTTTTGATGTTTTTAGATACTTGGAGAGAGTTTTTAGAGAGATGAATAAAAAGGGTCTAAAGCCTGTAATTATTATTGACGAACTGCAGAGATTAAAAGGATTGAAATCTAATGGAGAGTTGATAGATGATTTATTTAATTTTTTTGTTAGATTGACTAAGGAATTGCATATAACGCACTGTTTTTGTTTAAGCTCTGATAGTTTATTTATTGAGTATGTTTATGATAGGGCTGAACTCAGAGGGAGAGCTGACTATATATTAGTGGATGACTTTGATAAGGAAACTGCCTTAAAATTTATGGATTTTTTATCTGAGGATATTTTAGGCAGGAAACTTTCTGAGGATGAGAAGGAGCTAATTTATAGCTATGTTGGTGGGAAGCCAAAGGATGTTTATGATGTGATTATTAAGCTAAAGCTTGGTAAGGAGTTAAAGGATATCTTGGAGTTCATGCTCAAAGAAGAAATCCAAAAGCTAAAATACTTCTTAGAGGATGTTAAAGAAGATGATGAAGAGCTTTATAACAAAATAGTTGATGCATTGAAGATATTTAAAGAAAATTATGAAATTGAAGATATAAAAATACCTAAGAATATTAGAGAGTTTTTAGTTAAGAAAAATATATTGTTTTTAAATCCAATAGAAG